The following are encoded in a window of Sutcliffiella horikoshii genomic DNA:
- a CDS encoding GntR family transcriptional regulator, which produces MPIPSNYSSPTRVSAKKRAFAQIQEWIIDGTLQPKEKLNDAELAQALGVSRTPIREALQLLNVQGLVEMFPGVGTQVTSVKKEDITKILPPLGALEALAAELATPLITQDTIDTLREINSAFARAIKKGDFYSALKQDEKFHNIIVENAQNQYLANSVSNLQAHVLRLYFHQSIILTDTSIDEHESMLKAFENRDPETAAKIARTNWLRAIDEFYAEQKDSRE; this is translated from the coding sequence ATGCCCATACCTTCTAACTATTCATCACCCACTCGGGTATCTGCCAAAAAGCGCGCCTTTGCTCAAATTCAAGAGTGGATCATTGATGGAACGCTTCAACCGAAAGAAAAGTTGAATGATGCAGAACTTGCACAAGCTTTAGGTGTGAGCAGAACGCCTATACGGGAAGCACTGCAGCTACTGAATGTTCAAGGTTTAGTAGAAATGTTTCCAGGGGTCGGCACGCAAGTCACCTCTGTTAAAAAAGAAGACATAACCAAGATCCTGCCTCCATTAGGGGCTTTAGAGGCCTTAGCGGCAGAACTTGCAACACCATTAATTACCCAAGATACCATTGATACGTTGCGTGAAATTAATTCTGCGTTTGCCCGCGCTATAAAAAAAGGAGACTTTTATTCCGCTTTAAAGCAGGATGAAAAGTTTCATAATATTATTGTAGAAAATGCACAGAACCAGTATCTGGCTAACTCAGTATCAAATCTACAAGCACATGTTCTGCGTCTTTATTTTCATCAATCGATCATACTGACGGATACTTCTATAGATGAACATGAATCCATGCTAAAAGCGTTCGAGAATCGAGATCCAGAAACGGCGGCTAAAATTGCCCGCACTAATTGGCTGCGCGCAATAGATGAGTTTTATGCGGAGCAGAAAGATAGTAGGGAATAG
- a CDS encoding spore germination protein gives MHIVESIKNFLPEANIYVYTIITLLVPLALSKITGYLQGDKEKPVNKQQDKEVPAILSNDLSANIDEINKNFGTNKDIITRKFTFGKEQTRAAIIFAKGLVDTAIINSNILEPLLVNLPDHVNPPTIQIKNLLPISEISEENRIDVINTSILRGQTVLFLQDIDYAFVLKTSNAKGRNLEEPVSELQVRGPRIGFNENLIDNVTLLRKAGVNTELRFISLQLGKRFNKELVITYVEGIANPEIIENVKQKIESIDIDNIPESGYVEELIEENNFSLFPQVQSTERPDRVVAALTEGRIAIILDGTPFALIVPATINMFLQSPEDYYERWIAGSLVRFLRYVAAFIAVFTPALYISFVSFHQGLIPTKLALSIISSREGVPFPILIEALLMEVSIEILREAGLRLPKPIGQTIGIVGGLVIGDAAVQAGIVSPVTVIVVALTAISSFSLPQYNLSISLRVLRFIAMFFAATLGLYGVIVFFIFFSIHLVRLKSFGVPYLSPAVPYQTNDWKDFLIRLPISAMKKRPKIFKPTDTIRKG, from the coding sequence GTGCATATTGTTGAATCTATAAAAAATTTTCTTCCAGAAGCAAATATCTATGTGTATACCATCATTACTCTTTTGGTTCCTTTGGCCCTGTCTAAGATTACCGGTTATTTGCAAGGCGATAAAGAAAAACCTGTAAATAAACAACAAGATAAGGAAGTTCCTGCTATACTTTCGAATGACTTATCTGCCAATATTGATGAAATAAACAAGAATTTCGGGACAAACAAGGACATTATTACAAGAAAGTTCACCTTTGGGAAAGAACAGACTAGAGCTGCCATAATTTTTGCCAAGGGTCTTGTAGATACAGCAATTATTAATAGTAATATACTAGAACCATTATTAGTAAATCTTCCGGATCATGTAAATCCACCCACTATTCAAATAAAAAATCTTCTACCAATTAGTGAGATTTCCGAAGAAAACCGGATTGATGTGATCAACACAAGTATTCTTAGAGGGCAAACGGTATTATTTTTACAAGATATCGATTATGCTTTTGTATTAAAAACCAGCAATGCTAAAGGTCGTAACTTGGAAGAACCTGTATCTGAGTTGCAGGTTAGAGGACCACGAATAGGCTTTAATGAAAACTTGATAGATAATGTGACCCTTCTTCGGAAAGCGGGCGTTAATACTGAACTACGGTTTATCTCCCTTCAATTAGGCAAACGATTCAACAAAGAGTTAGTCATTACCTATGTAGAAGGGATAGCAAATCCGGAAATCATTGAAAATGTGAAACAAAAAATTGAGTCTATCGATATTGATAATATACCTGAATCAGGATATGTGGAGGAATTAATTGAAGAAAATAATTTCTCCCTTTTTCCACAGGTTCAGAGTACAGAACGTCCTGATCGGGTTGTAGCTGCCCTCACTGAAGGAAGAATTGCCATTATATTAGATGGGACTCCTTTTGCATTAATTGTACCTGCTACTATTAATATGTTTTTGCAATCCCCCGAAGATTACTATGAGCGCTGGATTGCAGGCAGTTTAGTCCGCTTCCTAAGGTATGTAGCTGCCTTTATAGCAGTTTTCACACCTGCATTATACATATCATTCGTATCGTTTCATCAAGGGTTAATACCTACAAAACTCGCCCTTTCCATTATTAGTTCCAGGGAAGGGGTTCCCTTTCCAATCCTTATTGAAGCTCTTCTGATGGAGGTATCTATTGAGATACTGAGAGAAGCAGGTTTAAGGCTGCCGAAACCAATCGGCCAAACGATTGGAATCGTTGGTGGTTTGGTAATTGGAGATGCAGCCGTTCAAGCTGGTATCGTTAGCCCAGTAACTGTTATTGTCGTAGCTCTTACGGCTATTTCCTCCTTTTCGCTTCCACAATATAATTTAAGCATTTCGTTAAGAGTTTTAAGATTCATTGCCATGTTCTTTGCTGCAACATTGGGATTGTATGGGGTTATAGTCTTTTTTATATTTTTCAGCATACACCTTGTTCGCTTAAAAAGCTTTGGAGTTCCTTACCTTAGCCCTGCAGTACCTTATCAGACCAATGATTGGAAGGACTTTTTAATACGACTTCCTATATCAGCTATGAAAAAAAGACCAAAAATCTTCAAGCCAACTGACACTATCCGGAAAGGTTAA
- the brnQ gene encoding branched-chain amino acid transport system II carrier protein, whose amino-acid sequence MTNKMPFSFVLAIGFMLFALFFGAGNLIFPAMLGQSAGTNIWSANAGFIVTGVGLPLLGVLALGYSGKSDLQSLASRVHPVFGLVFTVILYLAIGPLFAIPRTGTASFEMGIRPFLSEESSSIGLLIFTILFFGVTVFFSLKSTKIVDIVGKVLTPLLLLFIGILIATAFIFPIGSFQAPTESYVDGSFFKGFQEGYLTMDALAAFVFGIVVINAVKAKGATTKKEIMIAVTKAGGIAAGLLAIIYTSLSYIGASSVEALGLLENGGAVLSGASNHFFGAYGGLLLSLIVIGACLTTSIGLIISCSSYFNKLLPSISYKTFVIVLSTISAIFANVGLTQLIAVSVPVLVAIYPFVVCLMVLTFLHSFFNGRKEVYQGSMIFTSIVAFSDALKAAGMSIAPVEDLFATILPFYEVGLGWIFPAIIGGMLGFVFGKVIKEKPERVQLERKAG is encoded by the coding sequence ATGACAAACAAGATGCCATTTTCATTTGTACTAGCCATTGGTTTTATGCTTTTTGCTTTATTCTTCGGTGCGGGAAATTTAATTTTCCCAGCCATGCTCGGTCAATCCGCAGGGACGAATATTTGGTCTGCTAATGCGGGCTTTATCGTAACAGGTGTTGGCTTACCTTTACTTGGCGTATTAGCGTTGGGATATTCGGGGAAAAGCGATCTCCAGTCCCTAGCGAGCAGGGTACATCCCGTTTTTGGACTAGTTTTTACGGTTATATTATATCTAGCCATTGGGCCACTTTTTGCCATCCCAAGAACGGGAACGGCGTCCTTTGAAATGGGAATCAGACCGTTCTTATCAGAAGAGAGCAGCAGCATTGGGTTATTGATTTTCACCATTCTATTCTTTGGCGTTACCGTCTTCTTTTCTCTGAAATCTACCAAAATAGTTGATATTGTAGGGAAAGTTTTGACGCCACTATTACTACTTTTCATAGGAATTTTAATTGCAACGGCCTTTATTTTTCCTATTGGAAGCTTCCAAGCTCCAACAGAGAGTTATGTAGACGGCTCCTTCTTCAAAGGATTCCAAGAAGGATACCTGACAATGGATGCACTTGCTGCCTTTGTATTCGGAATTGTAGTCATCAATGCCGTGAAAGCAAAAGGTGCGACAACGAAGAAGGAAATCATGATCGCTGTCACAAAAGCAGGGGGTATTGCGGCAGGTCTTCTTGCCATCATCTATACTTCCCTATCCTATATTGGAGCTTCAAGTGTGGAAGCATTAGGATTATTAGAAAATGGAGGAGCAGTGCTATCGGGTGCATCCAATCACTTCTTCGGCGCTTACGGTGGACTATTACTTAGCCTGATCGTTATTGGCGCTTGTTTAACAACAAGTATCGGTCTTATCATTTCATGTTCTTCCTATTTTAATAAACTATTGCCAAGCATTTCTTACAAAACCTTTGTCATCGTGTTATCCACAATCAGTGCCATTTTTGCAAACGTGGGCTTAACGCAATTGATCGCCGTATCCGTTCCAGTGTTAGTAGCGATTTATCCATTTGTTGTCTGCTTGATGGTCTTAACATTCTTGCACTCATTCTTTAATGGAAGAAAAGAAGTATATCAAGGAAGTATGATTTTCACTTCCATTGTGGCATTCTCTGACGCGTTGAAGGCTGCGGGTATGAGCATTGCACCGGTTGAAGATCTTTTTGCTACAATTCTTCCTTTTTATGAAGTAGGTTTAGGGTGGATTTTCCCAGCGATTATTGGGGGTATGTTAGGATTTGTTTTTGGGAAGGTTATAAAAGAAAAGCCAGAACGTGTACAGCTTGAGAGGAAAGCAGGTTAA
- the add gene encoding adenosine deaminase, translated as MNFSKMPKIELHCHLDGSVRPETIIDIAKKDGIRIPSFDTEEIKEELIAPLNCESLDEYLKRFSIPNLVMQSKENLKRITYELYEDAAKENVKYMEVRFAPLLHTKMGLSIEEIILSVIEGMKEAEENFDIYGNIILSCMRTMAVESAFEVVEKGKEFLGKGVVAIDLCASEEEGFCREFIEPIRLAKEYGFRVTIHAGETGIGKNVLEAVKWLGAERIGHGVFIHDCVEAYNIVKQKQVVLEMCPTSNVQTKAVNQISDHPVYDFHRDGIKVTVNTDNRTVSNTTMTKECDLVWNEFAMSDVEYKQIYMNSVQASFANEKVKEKLKTYSLDI; from the coding sequence ATGAATTTTTCTAAAATGCCTAAGATTGAACTTCACTGCCATTTGGATGGGAGTGTTAGACCGGAGACCATCATTGACATTGCAAAGAAAGACGGCATCCGTATTCCTTCCTTTGATACGGAAGAGATAAAGGAAGAACTAATTGCTCCACTCAACTGCGAATCCTTAGATGAATATCTTAAAAGATTTTCTATTCCTAATTTAGTAATGCAGTCAAAAGAAAATTTGAAAAGAATTACTTATGAGCTTTATGAAGATGCAGCAAAGGAAAATGTAAAATACATGGAGGTTCGATTTGCCCCCTTACTTCATACGAAAATGGGATTATCTATAGAAGAAATTATCTTAAGTGTGATAGAGGGAATGAAAGAGGCAGAAGAGAATTTTGATATATATGGAAATATTATATTGTCATGTATGAGAACGATGGCAGTGGAAAGTGCTTTTGAGGTTGTGGAGAAGGGGAAAGAATTCTTAGGGAAAGGGGTAGTGGCAATTGATTTGTGTGCTTCTGAGGAGGAAGGTTTTTGCAGGGAGTTTATTGAACCAATCAGATTGGCTAAAGAATATGGCTTTAGAGTCACGATCCACGCAGGTGAAACTGGAATCGGAAAAAATGTGCTTGAGGCGGTTAAATGGTTAGGGGCTGAAAGAATTGGGCACGGTGTGTTCATTCATGATTGTGTAGAAGCTTATAATATTGTGAAGCAAAAACAGGTAGTACTTGAAATGTGTCCAACAAGTAATGTCCAAACCAAAGCAGTAAACCAAATCAGTGACCATCCAGTCTATGACTTTCACAGGGATGGAATAAAAGTAACCGTTAATACAGACAATAGAACGGTTTCGAACACAACGATGACAAAGGAATGTGATTTAGTCTGGAATGAATTTGCTATGAGTGATGTAGAGTATAAACAGATTTACATGAATAGCGTGCAAGCCTCTTTTGCAAATGAAAAAGTAAAGGAAAAACTGAAGACATATTCACTAGACATTTAA
- the katG gene encoding catalase/peroxidase HPI encodes MDNENVGKCPFTGESSSEKPIRGTKNKDWWPNQLDLNVLHQHDTKTNPLGENFNYAEEFQKIDYAGLKEDLHNLMTDSQDWWPADYGHYGPFFIRMSWHAAGTYRQVDGRGGGGSGSQRFAPLNSWPDNGNLDKARRLLWPIKKKYGNKLSWADLLVFAGNVAIESMGGKTIGFGGGREDIWHPEEDINWGPEKEWLGDNRYSGERDLENPLAAVQMGLIYVNPEGPNGEPDPKKSAFDIRDTFKRMGMNDEETVALTAGGHTFGKAHGAGDPSHVTEEPEGAGLEHQGFGWKSSHETGHGAFTITSGIEGAWTPTPTQWDMSYFDLLFGYEWELTKSPAGAYQWAPIDPDEEHLAPDAHDSSKKVKTMMTTADMAMRMDPEYEKISRRFHQNPDEFADAFARAWFKLLHRDMGPRDRYLGPEVPEEEFIWQDPVPKVDYTLTDAEIEDLKAKLLNCGLSVSELVKTAWASASTYRHSDKRGGANGARVRLSPQKDWEANEPEQLAKALNVLEDLQQSLEKNVSLADLIVLGGSAAVEKAAKDAGFEVKVPFTPGRGDATQNQTDEENFEVLEPVSDAFRNYHKKEYSLKPEEFMVDKAQLMDLSAKELTVLIGGLRVLGANHGDTKHGVFTEKIGTLTNDFFLTLLDMGVEWKPVEGEGYYEARDRQTGELVRTATRVDLVFGSHSVLRALVEVYAQDDSQEKFVNDFVAAWVKVMDADRYDVKVNK; translated from the coding sequence ATGGACAATGAGAACGTTGGAAAGTGCCCATTTACTGGGGAAAGCAGTTCTGAAAAACCGATCAGAGGCACGAAAAACAAAGACTGGTGGCCGAATCAACTTGATTTGAATGTGCTTCACCAGCATGACACAAAGACAAACCCACTTGGGGAAAATTTCAACTACGCAGAGGAATTCCAAAAGATCGATTATGCAGGCCTGAAAGAGGACTTACATAATCTTATGACAGATAGCCAAGACTGGTGGCCGGCGGACTATGGTCATTATGGGCCGTTCTTTATTCGTATGAGTTGGCATGCAGCTGGTACATATCGTCAAGTAGATGGACGCGGAGGCGGCGGAAGCGGATCTCAGCGTTTTGCACCGTTGAACAGTTGGCCTGATAACGGAAACTTGGACAAGGCCCGCCGACTGCTATGGCCGATTAAAAAGAAATATGGCAACAAGCTCTCTTGGGCAGACTTGCTCGTTTTTGCAGGAAATGTTGCGATTGAATCCATGGGCGGAAAAACGATTGGATTCGGTGGCGGCCGTGAAGATATCTGGCACCCTGAAGAAGACATAAACTGGGGTCCGGAGAAGGAATGGCTTGGTGACAACCGTTATTCCGGTGAGCGTGACCTGGAGAACCCGCTTGCTGCCGTGCAAATGGGATTGATTTACGTTAATCCGGAAGGACCAAACGGCGAACCAGATCCCAAGAAAAGTGCCTTTGATATCCGAGATACATTCAAACGAATGGGAATGAATGATGAGGAAACCGTGGCATTGACTGCCGGCGGACATACATTCGGGAAAGCCCACGGTGCCGGAGATCCGTCTCATGTGACAGAAGAGCCTGAAGGAGCAGGCCTTGAACACCAAGGTTTCGGTTGGAAGAGCAGCCATGAAACTGGCCACGGCGCTTTCACCATCACAAGTGGAATTGAGGGTGCATGGACGCCAACTCCTACTCAGTGGGATATGAGCTATTTTGATCTATTGTTCGGATATGAGTGGGAACTGACGAAGAGCCCGGCTGGCGCTTACCAATGGGCACCGATCGATCCAGATGAAGAGCATTTAGCTCCAGACGCTCATGATTCATCCAAAAAAGTAAAAACAATGATGACGACTGCGGACATGGCGATGCGCATGGACCCAGAATACGAAAAGATCTCCCGCCGCTTCCATCAAAATCCGGATGAGTTTGCTGATGCCTTTGCACGCGCATGGTTCAAGCTGCTTCACCGTGACATGGGGCCTCGCGACAGATACTTAGGACCTGAAGTGCCAGAAGAGGAATTCATTTGGCAAGATCCGGTTCCGAAGGTGGACTACACATTAACTGATGCAGAGATTGAAGATCTTAAAGCTAAACTTTTAAATTGCGGACTCTCTGTAAGCGAGCTTGTAAAAACTGCTTGGGCATCTGCGAGCACGTACCGTCATTCGGACAAGCGTGGTGGCGCAAATGGTGCCCGCGTTCGCCTCTCTCCTCAGAAGGACTGGGAAGCAAATGAGCCGGAGCAACTTGCAAAGGCATTGAATGTATTAGAAGACTTACAACAAAGCTTGGAGAAAAACGTCAGCCTTGCTGATCTTATCGTACTTGGCGGAAGTGCAGCCGTTGAGAAAGCTGCCAAGGACGCTGGCTTTGAAGTAAAAGTTCCGTTCACACCTGGTCGCGGTGATGCCACTCAGAATCAAACAGACGAAGAGAACTTCGAAGTGTTGGAGCCTGTATCTGACGCATTCCGCAACTACCATAAGAAAGAATACTCCTTAAAACCGGAAGAATTTATGGTGGACAAGGCGCAACTTATGGACCTTTCTGCGAAGGAATTGACTGTTCTTATCGGAGGCTTACGTGTCCTTGGTGCAAACCACGGTGACACTAAGCATGGCGTATTCACGGAGAAAATCGGTACGCTCACGAACGATTTCTTTTTGACCCTGCTTGACATGGGTGTGGAATGGAAGCCGGTTGAAGGAGAAGGCTACTACGAAGCACGTGATCGCCAAACAGGCGAGCTTGTCCGTACCGCTACAAGAGTAGACCTTGTCTTTGGTTCACACTCCGTCCTACGTGCACTTGTTGAAGTGTACGCACAAGACGACAGCCAAGAGAAGTTTGTAAATGATTTTGTGGCTGCATGGGTGAAAGTGATGGATGCAGATCGTTATGACGTAAAAGTAAATAAATAA
- a CDS encoding GNAT family N-acetyltransferase: MEIIEIRNKDQLLDKAIQVFWQQWGSEENFKFYEDAILHSATTSSDIPRFYVAVEDGQIIGTYAILRNDINSRQDLCPWLACLYVAEGHRGKGIGAKLLEHGLEVAAEKGYDNLYLTTDLENYYERYGWKNSGIVYGPDGGSIKLYEKSTAQ, encoded by the coding sequence TTGGAAATTATCGAAATTAGAAACAAGGATCAACTATTGGATAAGGCAATCCAAGTTTTCTGGCAGCAGTGGGGGAGTGAGGAGAACTTTAAGTTTTATGAAGATGCGATTCTCCATTCTGCTACCACCTCTTCTGATATACCGCGATTTTATGTGGCAGTGGAAGATGGTCAAATCATTGGTACGTATGCGATTTTAAGAAATGATATAAATAGCCGTCAGGATCTGTGTCCATGGTTGGCTTGTCTTTATGTGGCAGAGGGGCATAGAGGGAAGGGGATAGGTGCCAAGCTGTTGGAGCACGGATTAGAAGTGGCGGCTGAAAAAGGGTATGACAACCTATACTTAACGACAGATTTAGAAAACTATTATGAGAGATACGGTTGGAAAAATAGCGGGATTGTTTATGGACCAGACGGTGGCTCGATTAAGCTTTATGAAAAAAGTACTGCTCAATAA